A genomic segment from Microbacterium sp. SORGH_AS_0428 encodes:
- a CDS encoding ATP-binding protein, translating into MPLFEMEASPRGRMRVFGRTQLPFALGAVLIAVVAALVDPSLLGRWPMLTGFALTVLATCAAIAVPWERLHPAAMISIAVLDIVTVALLRAELAPLVPAVTILALFPLLWLAYGFRWYGMLVAVVGATFITSFRFVYISRWPSNPAEWANVVTFPVLILGVAVIVYIAANQLRRNGARLAAASRAQTDALRDARDAEAIALGILNTVSAGVAFYDADGRLDVANTTARRMTETAGFRLDTPPYSGEHAFTADRVTRIPDEEQIIPRALRGETIADHLEWIGPPDSQVAIIASSGRVHREDGVLLGTVVVAYDVTELADAIEVREHFLRTVSHELRSPITSITGFLDLIDDAVDPADTKVHDYIDIVTRKTNDLLDRVRDLLAANDGAKPPNWASNDAAVLVRDAAARTRRLADGHDVVVQATGPDSLPVFADGEQVTNAVAELLTNAIKFGDQSSVVTVRYGLVGRRVTIAVTNSGHGIAPSEQRRAFDRFYRAPYARAQAIQGFGLGLTNVRAIVAAHGGHIHIDSAPGEHTTFTLDVPQHPYTVSQD; encoded by the coding sequence ATGCCGTTGTTCGAGATGGAGGCGAGCCCCCGGGGCCGTATGCGCGTCTTCGGGCGCACCCAGCTGCCCTTCGCCCTGGGCGCAGTCCTCATCGCCGTCGTCGCCGCACTCGTCGATCCCTCCCTCCTGGGACGCTGGCCCATGCTCACGGGCTTCGCGCTCACCGTCCTCGCCACGTGTGCCGCCATCGCCGTCCCGTGGGAGCGCCTGCATCCGGCGGCGATGATCTCGATCGCCGTGCTCGACATCGTCACCGTCGCCCTCCTGCGCGCGGAACTCGCACCGCTCGTGCCCGCGGTCACGATCCTGGCGCTCTTTCCGCTGCTGTGGCTGGCGTACGGATTCCGCTGGTACGGCATGCTGGTCGCCGTCGTCGGCGCCACCTTCATCACGTCGTTCCGGTTCGTCTACATCTCGCGCTGGCCCTCGAACCCCGCCGAGTGGGCGAACGTCGTCACCTTCCCCGTTCTGATCCTCGGCGTCGCGGTCATCGTCTACATCGCCGCCAACCAGCTGCGCCGCAACGGCGCACGCCTCGCCGCGGCGTCCCGGGCCCAGACCGACGCGCTCCGCGACGCGAGGGATGCCGAAGCGATCGCCCTCGGCATCCTGAACACCGTCAGCGCCGGCGTGGCCTTCTACGACGCCGACGGCCGCCTCGACGTCGCGAACACCACCGCGCGTCGGATGACCGAGACGGCCGGCTTCCGCCTCGACACCCCGCCCTACAGCGGCGAGCACGCCTTCACCGCCGACCGCGTCACCCGCATCCCGGACGAGGAGCAGATCATCCCGCGGGCCCTGCGCGGCGAGACGATCGCCGACCACCTGGAGTGGATCGGACCGCCCGACTCGCAGGTGGCGATCATCGCCTCGTCGGGACGCGTGCACCGCGAGGACGGCGTGCTGCTCGGAACCGTGGTCGTCGCCTACGACGTCACCGAGCTGGCGGATGCGATCGAGGTGCGCGAGCACTTCCTGCGCACGGTGTCACACGAACTGCGCAGCCCCATCACGAGCATCACGGGGTTCCTCGATCTGATCGACGACGCCGTCGACCCCGCCGACACGAAGGTGCACGACTACATCGACATCGTCACCCGCAAGACCAACGACCTCCTCGACCGCGTGCGAGACCTCCTGGCCGCGAACGACGGAGCGAAGCCGCCGAACTGGGCCAGCAACGACGCCGCCGTGCTCGTCCGCGATGCCGCAGCGAGAACACGCCGTCTCGCCGACGGCCACGACGTCGTCGTGCAGGCGACCGGACCCGACAGCCTGCCCGTCTTCGCGGACGGGGAGCAGGTGACGAACGCGGTCGCCGAGCTGCTCACGAACGCGATCAAGTTCGGCGATCAGAGCTCCGTCGTCACTGTGCGCTACGGTCTCGTCGGACGCCGCGTCACGATCGCCGTCACCAACTCCGGGCACGGGATCGCGCCCAGCGAGCAGCGCCGCGCCTTCGACCGCTTCTACCGTGCGCCCTACGCACGCGCCCAGGCGATCCAGGGGTTCGGGCTCGGCCTCACCAACGTGCGCGCGATCGTGGCGGCGCACGGCGGCCACATCCATATCGACAGCGCCCCCGGCGAACACACGACCTTCACGCTCGACGTCCCCCAGCATCCCTACACGGTCAGCCAGGACTGA
- a CDS encoding DUF2255 family protein, with protein sequence MTDALLAHLAATSTVTVVTTRPDGSAVATPIWAVVVGDAAYVRAAYGDKTAWFRRAVSGRPAGFTLADGEHAEQDPVAALEDPQVAVTFERVSADDPVQDAVSAAYEAKYAADFPEHVPPVVSAESLRHTLVVRPA encoded by the coding sequence ATGACGGATGCGCTGCTCGCCCACCTCGCTGCCACCTCGACCGTGACCGTCGTCACGACCCGCCCCGACGGGAGCGCGGTGGCCACTCCGATCTGGGCCGTCGTCGTCGGCGACGCCGCCTACGTACGCGCCGCCTACGGCGACAAGACGGCGTGGTTCCGCCGTGCGGTTTCGGGACGACCGGCCGGGTTCACGCTCGCCGACGGTGAGCACGCCGAGCAGGACCCGGTAGCCGCGCTCGAGGATCCGCAGGTCGCGGTGACGTTCGAGCGCGTGTCCGCCGACGACCCGGTGCAGGATGCGGTCTCGGCCGCCTACGAGGCGAAGTACGCGGCCGACTTTCCCGAGCACGTGCCGCCCGTGGTGAGCGCCGAGTCGCTCCGGCACACCCTCGTCGTCCGCCCCGCCTGA
- a CDS encoding cohesin domain-containing protein yields MPDSRARSGRSGPRLRRPVIIAALVGLVIAPLTATAVATAVSANAKAAAIATLSASEGVVGDALTLTLDTADADDVYAAAVSLSFDASRLTFDEDAVTSDFPGMYSVVGEIDGDEGRLDFTLTRLGTSSGAAGDFSLGELGFTSAAWGDAAITIDAVTLVDSELGRIEQKPGTTLTFRVPAPPEPTTEPTTPPTEPTTPPTEPTTAPTEPSEPTNPTTPTTPTPTTPNAPSTPNSPTVIAASGYGTTVTKPSSGTVVAAPQTSAAPTNQTAQIAASSAKPAPGDTVELTVTGLAANTAHRIELHSDPIVLGTAVSDATGSFTFTATIPKTAPTGEHEIVVLADDAVVATLPITITEATASPAPTASPSASAPAATEVDTDAASSADSAGGIAWWIWIVVALIVVLIAAVIALTMSRNRSKEKSE; encoded by the coding sequence ATGCCCGATTCCCGCGCCCGCAGCGGCCGCAGCGGCCCCCGCCTTCGACGACCAGTGATCATCGCCGCCCTCGTCGGCCTCGTGATCGCCCCCCTCACCGCCACAGCCGTCGCCACGGCGGTCTCGGCCAACGCCAAGGCCGCCGCGATCGCGACGCTGTCGGCCAGCGAAGGCGTCGTGGGCGACGCGCTCACTCTGACGCTCGACACCGCCGACGCCGACGATGTCTACGCCGCCGCCGTGAGCCTGAGTTTCGACGCATCCCGCCTCACCTTCGACGAGGACGCCGTCACGAGCGACTTCCCCGGCATGTACAGCGTCGTCGGCGAGATCGACGGCGACGAAGGCCGGCTCGACTTCACCCTCACCCGCCTCGGAACCTCGAGCGGAGCCGCCGGCGACTTCTCGCTCGGAGAGCTCGGCTTCACCTCCGCCGCGTGGGGCGACGCTGCGATCACGATCGACGCCGTGACCCTCGTCGACAGCGAGCTCGGCAGGATCGAGCAGAAGCCCGGAACGACCCTCACGTTCCGTGTTCCCGCACCCCCCGAGCCGACGACCGAGCCGACCACTCCGCCCACCGAGCCGACGACTCCCCCCACCGAGCCGACGACGGCACCGACCGAACCGTCAGAGCCCACGAACCCCACGACACCGACGACGCCGACGCCGACGACACCGAACGCGCCCTCGACGCCGAACAGCCCGACGGTCATCGCGGCCAGCGGATACGGCACGACGGTGACGAAGCCCTCCTCGGGCACGGTCGTCGCCGCACCGCAGACGAGCGCCGCACCCACCAACCAGACGGCGCAGATCGCGGCGTCGAGCGCGAAGCCCGCACCGGGCGACACCGTCGAGCTGACCGTCACCGGCCTCGCCGCGAACACGGCGCACCGCATCGAGCTGCACTCCGACCCGATCGTCCTCGGCACCGCGGTCAGCGACGCGACGGGCTCGTTCACCTTCACGGCGACGATCCCGAAGACCGCCCCCACCGGCGAGCACGAGATCGTCGTCCTGGCCGACGACGCCGTCGTGGCGACCCTGCCCATCACGATCACGGAGGCGACCGCATCCCCGGCGCCGACGGCGAGCCCGTCCGCCTCCGCGCCCGCCGCCACCGAGGTCGACACGGATGCGGCGTCGTCCGCCGACTCCGCCGGCGGCATCGCCTGGTGGATCTGGATCGTCGTCGCGCTGATCGTCGTCCTCATCGCGGCCGTCATCGCCCTCACGATGTCCCGCAACCGCAGCAAGGAGAAGAGCGAATGA
- a CDS encoding NtaA/DmoA family FMN-dependent monooxygenase (This protein belongs to a clade of FMN-dependent monooxygenases, within a broader family of flavin-dependent oxidoreductases, the luciferase-like monooxygenase (LMM) family, some of whose members use coenzyme F420 rather than FMN.), producing the protein MPTKQLVLGAFEEFTPNFIGNSWHHERGDTAAFATLEFWTDMVTKLDAAGFDFFFMAEAIGYPMNDAGEVPEAVIREAVQFPVHDPLTIMSALAAATPRIGFVATASTTAQQPLLNARTFTTLDHLTGGRIGWNIVTSDNQQALVRLLGRTQVTPHDERYAAATEFVDLDLELWEGAWEDDAVRADKKNKVFADPSKVHRIRRDGTYFTFDGYFPATPSPQRTPTLFQAGTSEAGTTFAAQYAECVFTQDRNAARLAAGIARLRQKAVDAGRPASSIKVVNGASFIIADTDEEAQRLRAELNTTATREATAALFLGWSGVDLAQLDPEATLDDVSTEVGHTMLAMWRNPDGTSPTIGEILDSLPATFGGMKFTGTVTSVADQVEAFVAETDVDGFLVENWYGGIEGYTEFTDQLMPELRRRGLLPETPRTGTLREMLTDADGPRLPDWHPAARYRR; encoded by the coding sequence ATGCCCACCAAACAGCTCGTCCTCGGTGCGTTCGAGGAGTTCACCCCCAACTTCATCGGCAACAGCTGGCACCACGAGCGTGGCGACACCGCTGCTTTCGCCACGCTCGAGTTCTGGACCGACATGGTCACCAAGCTGGATGCGGCGGGCTTCGACTTCTTCTTCATGGCCGAGGCCATCGGCTACCCCATGAACGACGCCGGCGAGGTGCCGGAGGCCGTCATCCGCGAGGCCGTGCAGTTCCCCGTGCACGACCCGCTCACCATCATGTCGGCGCTGGCCGCGGCGACGCCGCGCATCGGCTTCGTGGCGACCGCATCCACCACCGCGCAGCAGCCCCTGCTGAACGCGCGCACGTTCACGACGCTCGACCACCTGACCGGCGGGCGCATCGGCTGGAACATCGTCACGAGCGACAACCAGCAGGCGCTCGTGCGTCTGCTGGGCCGCACGCAGGTCACCCCGCACGACGAGCGCTATGCCGCGGCGACCGAGTTCGTCGATCTCGATCTCGAGCTCTGGGAGGGCGCCTGGGAAGACGACGCCGTCCGCGCCGACAAGAAGAACAAGGTCTTCGCCGACCCGAGCAAGGTGCACCGCATCCGCCGCGACGGCACGTACTTCACCTTCGACGGCTACTTCCCCGCGACGCCGTCGCCGCAGCGCACGCCCACGCTGTTCCAGGCGGGAACCTCGGAAGCCGGCACGACGTTCGCCGCACAGTACGCCGAGTGCGTGTTCACGCAGGACCGCAACGCCGCGCGCCTCGCGGCGGGCATCGCGCGCCTGCGTCAGAAGGCAGTGGATGCGGGCCGCCCCGCATCCTCCATCAAGGTCGTCAACGGCGCGTCGTTCATCATCGCCGACACCGACGAAGAGGCGCAGCGCCTGCGCGCCGAGCTCAACACGACAGCCACCCGTGAGGCCACGGCCGCACTGTTCCTGGGGTGGTCGGGTGTGGACCTCGCCCAGCTCGACCCCGAGGCGACGCTCGACGACGTCTCGACGGAGGTCGGCCACACGATGCTGGCGATGTGGCGCAACCCCGACGGCACGAGCCCGACGATCGGCGAGATCCTCGACTCGTTGCCGGCCACGTTCGGCGGCATGAAGTTCACCGGCACCGTCACCTCCGTCGCCGACCAGGTCGAGGCGTTCGTGGCCGAGACGGATGTCGACGGCTTCCTCGTCGAGAACTGGTACGGCGGCATCGAGGGCTACACGGAGTTCACCGACCAGCTCATGCCGGAGCTGCGCCGTCGGGGCCTGCTGCCCGAGACGCCCCGCACGGGCACGCTCCGCGAGATGCTGACCGATGCCGACGGTCCGCGCCTTCCCGACTGGCACCCCGCCGCCCGCTACCGCCGCTGA
- a CDS encoding PLD nuclease N-terminal domain-containing protein, whose protein sequence is MPLLALLIFAVMVVALIDAITRRDDQIRFLPKVAWIFFIVLLPLVGSILWFTLGREWSSGREAMSFGDPRRWSKEEAGPAPAPRPRDTRTTEQQLADLEREERAAALEAEIRRRRAANGGDAAGA, encoded by the coding sequence ATGCCGTTGCTCGCGCTGCTCATCTTCGCCGTCATGGTGGTCGCCCTCATCGACGCCATCACGCGCCGAGACGATCAGATCCGGTTCCTGCCGAAGGTCGCGTGGATCTTCTTCATCGTGCTGCTGCCGCTCGTCGGCTCCATCCTCTGGTTCACGCTCGGGAGGGAGTGGAGCAGCGGTCGCGAGGCGATGAGCTTCGGCGACCCGCGCCGGTGGTCGAAGGAGGAGGCTGGACCCGCTCCTGCGCCGAGGCCGCGCGATACGCGCACGACGGAGCAGCAGCTCGCCGACCTCGAGCGCGAGGAGCGCGCCGCGGCTCTGGAGGCGGAGATCCGCCGTCGCCGTGCCGCGAACGGCGGAGATGCCGCAGGCGCGTAA
- a CDS encoding XRE family transcriptional regulator: MSEQSSATAAAIGRAVREERTRRQLSTRALAAAAGVSQPFLTNVENGRVMPSIASLYSLAGALGVSAAALLPEQPIRLEVVRAGGGSRIPMRDSDGETYTQLIAGARGRQLGAYRFELTPGYEDVTYAHDGEDIVHVLSGSLIYRYADHDDVALHPGDTLWADARSAHSWMVPAAQSGTTELLLITAAGATHRHGGGSDNDPER; the protein is encoded by the coding sequence ATGAGCGAGCAGTCCTCAGCCACAGCCGCGGCCATCGGCCGCGCCGTGCGCGAGGAGCGCACGCGCCGTCAGCTCTCGACGCGTGCGCTCGCGGCGGCCGCCGGGGTCTCGCAGCCGTTCCTCACGAACGTCGAGAACGGCCGGGTGATGCCGAGCATCGCCTCGCTCTACAGCCTCGCCGGGGCACTCGGGGTCTCGGCCGCGGCGCTGCTGCCCGAGCAGCCCATCCGCCTCGAGGTCGTCCGCGCCGGCGGCGGCTCCCGCATCCCTATGCGCGACAGCGACGGCGAGACCTACACCCAGCTCATCGCCGGCGCGCGCGGGCGTCAGCTCGGGGCGTATCGGTTCGAGCTGACGCCCGGCTACGAGGATGTGACCTACGCGCACGACGGCGAGGACATCGTGCATGTGCTCTCCGGCTCCCTCATCTACCGCTACGCCGATCATGACGACGTCGCGCTGCACCCCGGCGACACCCTCTGGGCCGACGCACGCAGCGCGCACTCCTGGATGGTGCCCGCCGCGCAGTCCGGCACGACCGAGCTCCTGCTCATCACCGCCGCCGGCGCGACGCATCGCCACGGCGGCGGCTCAGACAACGACCCCGAGCGATAA
- a CDS encoding carbohydrate kinase: MSMIVRLPSNRPARRFYRGGRQITDFRREAPAASHEPEDWIASCTTVFGEGELGLSRLPGGALLREEVAADPVRWLGDAHVARWGADPRLLVKLLDAGQRLPVHAHPDDAFAAERLGHAHGKAEGWYILRGGWVHVGLRRPVSASELRDLVENQDTAALLDLLHTLPVQPGDVVWIPPGELHAIGEGVLLLELQQPEDLSILLEWRGFELDGSRDGHLGLGFDRALDAVNLNRRAPAELARLVQHAPFAARPASVFPTEADPFVRLERHRVTDAVRLATGFAVLVVTRGVLEIAGESAPAGSVFLVPAAAGEVPVAGEGELLVARPPAP, from the coding sequence ATGAGCATGATCGTGCGGCTGCCGTCGAACCGGCCCGCCCGGCGCTTTTACCGCGGAGGGCGGCAGATCACCGACTTCCGCCGTGAGGCGCCCGCGGCCAGCCACGAGCCGGAGGACTGGATCGCCTCGTGCACCACCGTGTTCGGCGAAGGCGAGCTCGGGCTGAGCCGGCTGCCCGGCGGAGCACTGCTGCGCGAGGAGGTCGCGGCCGATCCCGTGCGCTGGCTCGGCGACGCGCACGTCGCCCGGTGGGGCGCCGACCCGCGGCTGCTCGTGAAGCTGCTGGATGCGGGGCAGCGTCTGCCCGTGCACGCCCACCCCGACGACGCGTTCGCCGCCGAAAGGCTGGGGCACGCGCACGGCAAGGCGGAGGGCTGGTACATCCTCCGCGGCGGCTGGGTGCACGTGGGCTTGCGTCGCCCCGTCTCCGCCAGCGAACTGCGCGACCTCGTCGAGAACCAGGACACGGCGGCGCTGCTCGATCTGCTGCACACGCTGCCGGTGCAGCCGGGCGATGTGGTGTGGATCCCGCCCGGCGAGCTCCACGCGATCGGCGAGGGCGTGCTCCTGCTGGAGCTGCAGCAGCCCGAGGATCTCTCGATCCTGCTCGAATGGCGCGGCTTCGAGCTCGACGGCTCCCGCGACGGGCATCTCGGCCTCGGGTTCGATCGAGCGCTCGACGCCGTGAACCTGAACCGCCGGGCACCCGCCGAACTCGCGCGGCTCGTGCAGCACGCTCCCTTCGCGGCGCGTCCCGCATCCGTGTTCCCGACCGAGGCCGACCCGTTCGTGCGCCTCGAGCGGCATCGCGTGACGGATGCGGTGCGGCTCGCCACAGGCTTCGCGGTGCTCGTGGTGACCCGCGGCGTGCTCGAGATCGCCGGGGAGTCCGCGCCGGCGGGGAGCGTGTTCCTCGTTCCCGCCGCGGCGGGCGAGGTGCCGGTGGCCGGGGAGGGCGAGCTGCTCGTCGCGCGCCCGCCCGCGCCCTGA
- a CDS encoding alpha/beta hydrolase, which produces MTAPSAPVVDVRRVACGTAYTRVSSIRAEGERSFVLVAGIGVAATYFERLAPQLNEFGAVHALDLPGFGGVPHPESAMSIAQYADAVEAVLDELALEDPVLVGHSMGTQIVTEVARRRPEISTLVLIGPVVDPAARRLPRLALRFLRSTWHEPLKIKVLAVGAYLLCGPRWFLRVLPEMMRFPIEELFADIRAHTLVIRGEHDAVVPRAWVERAAREIPFASTWEIGGAAHSVMHGHAEGVARLCVAFARTPRDTDGELNLMPDAEAEAPEPRAASLSAAFRAFAARFVEFVGVVRRDDREVARGKTSHARVMKEQQD; this is translated from the coding sequence GTGACAGCCCCGTCCGCGCCCGTCGTCGACGTGCGCCGCGTCGCGTGCGGCACGGCCTACACGCGCGTGTCCTCCATCCGGGCAGAGGGCGAGCGCTCCTTCGTGCTCGTCGCCGGAATCGGCGTCGCGGCGACCTACTTCGAGCGGCTGGCTCCGCAGCTGAACGAGTTCGGCGCGGTGCACGCTCTCGACCTGCCCGGGTTCGGCGGTGTGCCGCATCCGGAGTCGGCCATGTCGATCGCGCAGTACGCGGATGCGGTGGAGGCGGTGCTCGACGAGCTCGCGCTCGAAGACCCCGTGCTCGTCGGGCACTCGATGGGTACGCAGATCGTGACCGAGGTCGCGCGGCGACGACCGGAGATCTCGACGCTCGTGCTCATCGGCCCGGTCGTCGACCCCGCCGCGCGACGGCTTCCGCGACTCGCGCTGCGGTTCCTGCGGTCGACGTGGCACGAACCGCTCAAGATCAAGGTGCTGGCGGTGGGTGCCTACCTGCTGTGCGGGCCGCGGTGGTTCCTGCGGGTGCTGCCGGAGATGATGCGGTTTCCGATCGAGGAGCTCTTCGCCGACATCCGCGCTCACACGCTCGTGATCCGCGGCGAGCACGACGCCGTGGTGCCGCGTGCGTGGGTCGAGCGCGCGGCGCGCGAGATCCCGTTCGCATCGACGTGGGAGATCGGAGGCGCCGCGCACTCGGTCATGCACGGGCACGCGGAGGGCGTCGCGCGGCTGTGCGTGGCATTCGCGCGGACGCCCCGAGACACCGACGGCGAACTGAACCTGATGCCGGATGCGGAGGCCGAGGCGCCCGAGCCCCGCGCGGCGAGCCTGTCCGCCGCGTTCCGCGCGTTCGCGGCGCGGTTCGTTGAGTTTGTGGGCGTGGTGCGCCGGGACGATCGCGAGGTGGCGCGCGGGAAGACCTCGCACGCTCGGGTCATGAAGGAGCAGCAGGACTGA
- a CDS encoding amidase family protein: MTHASIAPVRRATLLAGIGLATVGVLVVGAAPAYAADDSVSYLAPEYQAGELTGDGKVDADDLAILMTAVGMTSDDADWETVAAADADGDGVITVLDVAALSKAYLYDDDPFEILETDVVDIQKAMTAGVLTSEQLTAEYLSRIAAYDRVAGIDPATPAEMLEAIVATNPNAMTEAKALDAERAATGPRSILHGIPVLVKDNINTVNMATTAGCACLADNVTSTDAETVERLKAMGAIVIAKANLSEFAQSTASSISKYGTTRNAYGLGRDPGGSSGGTGASVSANLGVFGLGTDTGGSVRVPSSFNALVGIRPTIGLVSREGVIPLDLYRDTVGPMARSVSDAALALDALAGSDPMDAVTAGADGVKPLSYAQALDPKALEGKRIGYISGLVSGNQNAVGFRLVRGAFADLEAAGATVIDVGSFGTVNGYGLGSLPGSSSFTHDMNEYLNAYYRPGYTFADLAQRVTDAATSGGPTLSTWSAATVRGWASTSDATRDAAYPNFSRTQQAMRDRVDQLMAQYDLDAVIYPSTGGTVGSPASNNRISAFSGYPAVSVPMGFADSTLDETSYSGFPMGLEFLAEPYSESKLIGFAYAYEQQTQHRRPTTLFPDLAG, from the coding sequence ATGACGCACGCATCCATCGCCCCCGTCCGCCGCGCGACGCTGCTCGCCGGGATCGGTCTCGCCACCGTCGGCGTCCTCGTCGTCGGCGCGGCGCCCGCCTACGCCGCCGACGACTCGGTCAGCTACCTCGCGCCGGAGTACCAGGCCGGCGAGCTCACTGGCGACGGCAAGGTCGACGCCGACGACCTCGCCATCCTGATGACCGCCGTCGGCATGACCTCCGACGACGCGGACTGGGAGACCGTGGCCGCGGCCGACGCCGACGGCGACGGCGTGATCACCGTCCTCGACGTCGCCGCGCTCTCGAAGGCGTACCTGTACGACGACGACCCGTTCGAGATCCTCGAGACCGACGTCGTCGACATCCAGAAGGCGATGACCGCCGGCGTCCTCACCTCCGAGCAGCTGACCGCCGAGTACCTCTCCCGCATCGCCGCCTACGACCGCGTCGCGGGCATCGACCCCGCGACCCCGGCCGAGATGCTGGAAGCGATCGTCGCCACCAACCCGAACGCGATGACGGAGGCGAAGGCACTCGACGCGGAACGCGCCGCGACCGGTCCGCGCAGCATCCTGCACGGCATCCCGGTGCTCGTGAAAGACAACATCAACACGGTCAACATGGCCACCACAGCCGGCTGCGCGTGCCTCGCCGACAACGTCACCTCGACCGACGCGGAGACCGTGGAGCGGCTGAAGGCGATGGGAGCCATCGTCATCGCCAAGGCCAATCTGTCCGAGTTCGCCCAGTCCACGGCATCCTCGATCAGCAAGTACGGAACGACCCGCAACGCCTACGGGCTGGGCCGCGACCCGGGCGGCTCGAGCGGCGGCACCGGCGCATCCGTGTCCGCCAACCTCGGCGTCTTCGGACTCGGAACCGACACCGGCGGATCCGTGCGCGTCCCGTCCTCCTTCAACGCCCTCGTCGGCATCCGCCCCACGATCGGCCTCGTGAGCCGAGAGGGCGTCATCCCGCTCGATCTCTACCGCGACACCGTCGGCCCGATGGCCCGCTCCGTCTCGGATGCGGCACTCGCCCTCGACGCCCTGGCCGGCAGCGATCCGATGGATGCGGTCACCGCCGGCGCCGACGGCGTCAAGCCGCTCTCCTACGCGCAGGCACTCGACCCGAAGGCGCTGGAGGGCAAGCGCATCGGATACATCTCGGGCTTGGTCTCCGGCAACCAGAACGCCGTCGGATTCCGCCTGGTCCGGGGCGCGTTCGCCGATCTGGAGGCCGCCGGCGCCACGGTTATCGACGTCGGGAGCTTCGGCACGGTCAACGGCTACGGACTCGGGAGCCTGCCGGGCAGCTCCTCGTTCACCCACGACATGAACGAGTACCTGAACGCGTACTACCGGCCGGGCTACACGTTCGCCGACCTCGCCCAGCGGGTCACCGACGCGGCGACGAGCGGCGGCCCGACCCTCTCCACCTGGTCGGCGGCCACCGTGCGCGGTTGGGCCTCGACGAGCGACGCCACCAGGGATGCGGCGTACCCGAACTTCAGCCGCACCCAGCAGGCGATGCGCGACCGCGTCGACCAGCTCATGGCGCAGTACGACCTGGACGCCGTGATCTACCCGAGCACCGGCGGCACCGTCGGCTCCCCGGCCAGCAACAACCGCATCAGCGCGTTCAGCGGATACCCGGCCGTCTCGGTTCCGATGGGCTTCGCCGACTCGACGCTCGACGAGACCAGCTACAGCGGGTTCCCGATGGGTCTGGAGTTCCTCGCCGAGCCGTACTCGGAGTCGAAGCTCATCGGCTTCGCCTACGCGTACGAGCAGCAGACCCAGCACCGCCGGCCGACGACGCTCTTCCCAGACCTCGCGGGCTGA